One Littorina saxatilis isolate snail1 linkage group LG12, US_GU_Lsax_2.0, whole genome shotgun sequence genomic region harbors:
- the LOC138983316 gene encoding uncharacterized protein codes for MAMRAAYVFNYLKQQNVIRSGTGSDHSCSTQSEGYSPPLPPFAEGPKTRCVSDKGRQDQFVEETVLPQTTQGVHIRLQGTSRCLIGDCTIAPHTYDDSTHVSETSSPSILSDADDALPSYLL; via the exons ATGGCGATGAGAGCTGCCTACGTGTTCAACTATCTGAAGCAACA AAATGTGATTCGAAGCGGGACAGGCAGCGACCACAGCTGCAGCACACAGTCTGAGGGATACTCGCCACCACTGCCCCCTTTTGCTGAAGGGCCCAAAACAAG ATGTGTAAGCGACAAGGGCAGACAAGACCAATTCGTGGAAGAGACTGTGCTCCCCCAAACAACTCAAGGCGTTCACATCAGATTGCAAGGAACAAGCAG GTGCTTAATCGGTGACTGCACCATTGCTCCTCATACATACGACGATTCAACACACGTTTCCGAAACATCAAGCCCCTCCATCCTAAGTGACGCAGATGATGCCTTACCTTCTTATCTGCTCTGA